Proteins encoded in a region of the Wenzhouxiangella sp. XN201 genome:
- a CDS encoding Crp/Fnr family transcriptional regulator: protein MTHGLGNLRGDAQYASAQPASWTGGTRNGRAPRRILQAGDHVFETGDAQSEAYIVRCGHLKSYRVHRDGEEQILGMLGPGDVLGFDALTGRPASYSVVALEIASLERIPLGRDGIGEGDSAGYMNVVEGMYRELQRFSRLLYMDRHPAERRLAEFLLDFSREEGERGRSRIDLMLPFNRRDLACFLGLAPETLSRTFSRFQEQGILSVDNREIHILEYEALLLTAGEQPDSVPS, encoded by the coding sequence ATGACACACGGGCTAGGAAATTTGCGGGGGGACGCGCAATACGCCTCGGCGCAGCCGGCATCCTGGACTGGAGGAACCCGGAACGGACGCGCGCCGCGCCGGATACTCCAGGCCGGGGATCATGTGTTCGAGACGGGCGACGCACAGAGCGAAGCTTATATCGTCCGTTGCGGTCACCTCAAAAGTTATCGCGTTCATCGAGATGGCGAGGAGCAGATCCTGGGCATGCTCGGTCCGGGCGACGTGTTGGGCTTCGATGCCCTGACCGGGCGGCCCGCCAGCTACAGCGTCGTGGCATTGGAGATTGCCAGCCTCGAACGCATCCCCCTGGGTCGGGATGGAATCGGGGAAGGGGATAGCGCCGGCTACATGAACGTCGTGGAAGGCATGTACCGCGAGTTGCAGCGGTTCAGTAGATTGCTGTATATGGACCGCCACCCGGCCGAACGCCGACTGGCCGAATTTCTCCTCGATTTTTCGCGCGAGGAAGGCGAGCGGGGCAGGAGCCGTATTGACCTGATGCTTCCCTTCAACCGTCGCGACCTGGCATGCTTCCTGGGCCTGGCGCCCGAAACCCTGTCCAGGACATTCAGCCGGTTTCAGGAGCAGGGCATTCTTTCGGTCGACAATCGGGAAATTCACATTCTCGAATACGAAGCCCTCTTACTCACCGCCGGCGAGCAACCAGATTCAGTCCCTTCATAG
- a CDS encoding DUF3775 domain-containing protein: MDDSEQPAKGIETAATLQVNPDDVCQLIQLARDFHAQDSVVLEDEPESLTDDLVFDALESHGEDPIVAEFRNIIADLDREQQVQVVSLLWVGRGDYDLSEWQEAVSDADDQWTDYTADYLLAHPLLADYLGDGLEMLGYHCE, translated from the coding sequence GTGGACGACAGCGAGCAACCCGCCAAAGGGATCGAAACTGCGGCAACACTCCAGGTCAATCCTGACGATGTCTGCCAGTTGATCCAGCTGGCGCGCGACTTCCACGCTCAGGACTCCGTCGTTTTAGAAGACGAGCCCGAGAGCCTGACCGACGATCTGGTTTTCGATGCACTCGAGTCTCATGGCGAGGATCCCATTGTGGCCGAGTTCAGAAACATCATTGCCGATCTCGATCGCGAGCAGCAGGTGCAGGTCGTTAGCCTGCTTTGGGTGGGGCGAGGCGACTACGACCTGTCCGAGTGGCAGGAGGCGGTCAGCGACGCGGACGATCAATGGACCGACTACACCGCCGATTACCTGTTGGCCCATCCACTACTCGCCGACTACCTCGGTGACGGGCTGGAAATGCTGGGTTATCACTGCGAGTAA
- a CDS encoding host attachment protein, with amino-acid sequence MSDCWVVVADSSRVRLFRKGAGETLEEFDVMLNPDSRLREQDLVSDRPGRGLNRSRAGRFSMSESESQREHSEKAMAAKLAGRLRQARLDGSLDRLHVLAAPHFMGELRNHLDDETQELIRSETAKNLSRLDPAAIRNQLPEYL; translated from the coding sequence GTGAGCGATTGCTGGGTGGTCGTTGCCGACAGTTCGCGCGTGCGGCTATTTCGCAAGGGTGCCGGGGAGACACTCGAGGAATTCGATGTAATGCTCAATCCGGACTCGCGCCTGCGCGAACAGGATCTCGTGTCCGATAGGCCCGGCCGGGGCTTGAATCGTTCCCGTGCCGGACGTTTTTCGATGTCCGAATCGGAAAGCCAGCGCGAGCATTCCGAGAAGGCAATGGCAGCGAAACTGGCCGGGCGCTTGCGCCAGGCTCGTTTGGACGGCAGCCTGGACCGGCTGCACGTGCTGGCCGCGCCGCATTTCATGGGTGAGCTTCGCAATCACCTGGATGACGAAACCCAGGAATTGATCCGCAGCGAGACAGCCAAGAACCTTTCGAGACTGGATCCCGCAGCCATTCGCAACCAGTTGCCCGAGTACCTATAG
- a CDS encoding dodecin family protein: MSVAKVVEITSSSTESFEDAIRRGIERAEKSLKNVRGAWIAEQKVMVEDGNIIRYRVNMRVSFVLE; this comes from the coding sequence ATGAGTGTCGCAAAGGTCGTAGAAATCACGTCCAGCTCCACCGAGAGTTTCGAAGACGCCATCCGTCGTGGTATCGAGCGCGCCGAAAAATCGCTCAAGAATGTGCGTGGCGCGTGGATCGCCGAGCAGAAGGTTATGGTCGAAGACGGCAACATCATCCGTTACCGGGTGAACATGCGCGTCAGCTTCGTTCTCGAATAG
- a CDS encoding Hsp20/alpha crystallin family protein, translating to MALPRKHTRSNPSTTGNALRRLMSMADWPFEEFPDEALFSESWAPAVDLKENKKGYVVHADIPGVEPKDIDVTLDKGILTIRGSRTEESRDEGDNFHRIERFSGSFSRQFSLPDAADDGVEAKMKDGVLEIHIPKSEKAVARKIEIKG from the coding sequence ATGGCACTTCCCCGCAAACACACACGCAGTAACCCATCCACGACAGGCAACGCCCTGCGCCGCCTGATGTCCATGGCCGACTGGCCGTTCGAGGAGTTCCCGGACGAGGCACTCTTCAGCGAATCCTGGGCCCCGGCCGTTGATCTCAAGGAAAACAAGAAGGGCTACGTCGTCCATGCCGATATCCCCGGCGTCGAGCCCAAGGATATCGATGTCACCCTGGACAAGGGGATTCTGACGATCCGGGGCAGCCGCACGGAGGAAAGTCGCGATGAAGGTGACAATTTTCACCGGATCGAGCGATTCTCCGGGAGCTTTTCCCGTCAGTTCTCGCTGCCCGACGCAGCCGATGACGGCGTTGAAGCAAAAATGAAGGACGGCGTGCTGGAGATTCACATTCCAAAGTCCGAGAAAGCTGTAGCCCGCAAGATTGAAATCAAGGGCTGA